The DNA window TGCACGCGCCGGATCTGCCGCTCCGGGCCCGGAAAGACCTGCACTCTGCTCTCACCAAGGCGGACAAGAGGTTTCCTACAAGGTGAGGCGTTGGTCCCCATTCCCAGGCGCCAGGTCAACTGACGAGCACGTGGCTGACGAGTCCTCCAGCAGAGGGGCAGAGCTATCACCGGCGCAAAGTCCTGCGGCGTACGGCCTGCCTGGTGCCCTGTTCAATGCGTCCCTGCTGCAGAACGAGATCCTCTTCTCCACCGAGGGCCTCAccctcgtggccctcgaCCACTTGTACAGCGTCAAGAGCGCGCTGTCCGTCTACTCCAGCACACGATCGCTGTTAcggctcgaggacgccgtcgatgagctGCGTCGCTTCGTGCTGGCTGGACGCGGTGCCAAAATCTCAAAGGCCGACCTATTGCGCAGTTATGACTGGCTGGGCGTGAGCAGCACTGCCGTGGAAGATCTCGATGCCATGTACCGGCGGGCGTACGGCGGGCCCGAGCGCGCCGGTGCCATTGCCGGCATGCCGAGTCCGCTCCCACCACCGCAGGTCTCGAGAGCAGCGAAAACGGCGGTTCTGGAACCCGTCATTTGGTCTCAGAATGATGACTATATCTGCGACATGACGGGGGAACCGTGGGTTCCGGACCtggacgtcgaggagagcATGATTGGCGTGGCCATCACAACTCCTGAGCCGGTCAGGACATGTCTTCCTGCACGAGGCCCTACACTGCGGCTGCAGACGAAGTTTGAAACGTCACCACTTCCCCCCAGGCGTGCGGCccgagacgacggggccTATGATGGGGAGCTCACGGCCAGACCGGTTGATGAGCAGCGGGCGTTTGTCCTTGGCCCCTACAGTAACAATCCATCTATCGATCAgatgctgctcggcgcgggcggtggcaTGAAAGGCATCACACCCACGAATTGCTATCCCAGGGCGGTAACGCCGAATCAGTATGATGAAGTTTCACCCATCACACGCAGCGAATGGGGCTTCCTGGTACTGGACGATGCGTTCAAGAGCGGGCGCAtggtggccgtcgagacgTGCTGATGACGCGGGAAATGCGCCATTTGCTTGTTCGTGCGGTTCGTTGGAGGTGGCACCCATGCCCAAAGCTGATGACGAAGGTTAACGATGCTTATGATTATGACCCTGGCGAAATGCCCTATGGTGAGCCCGGGCCGCACTGCTGAGTCGATCGCCTCCGTATAGGTCCTGTGCGCATACATGTCCTTGGATTGAGACGCGGCAGCATAGACACGATTTTCCATTCTGGAAGAGAAATTGCGCATTTGGGTATCGTTCTTGAACTCTTGGTCGTGACCGCTTCGTAGACACAAACCCCATCACCATCCATATTTGCTCGACGCTTCTTTGCGATTGCTCTTCCCCCTAGCGAAACtatcctcgagcgcctcgcgctGGTTGTGCACGTTCTGCACCAGCTGGCGCAAGCTGTGCTTACCGCCGCCCTGGATGGAACGCACGGGGTTATGTGTCTGTTGttcgccggcggcacgcaGCTCCTCATTGTGCCGATactcgtcgtccatgttgAAATTCTTTACGCTAGTGGCCGtctgggccgcggcgaggccccgGCCGAAgagctcgcgccgcgccgcagccgagaGATTGAGGTCGTCAGCGATGCTGTCGAGGGACTGGCCGGCGGTGGACGAAGcgtgcggcgccgtggtcgcAGAGGGTCCCGCGTATGCGTCGCCCGCGAACTGCGCGTAGTAGTCCTCGTTGGACGTCTCCGGGGTGGCGAATAGCGGCTCGTATGCGCCGCTTGATTTCGGGGCGTCTGTCGAGAAGACAGGCTCCTCAGCGTGTAGCGAGAATAGAGACACTTTTTGCGGCGCTGACGCGGGGGCAACCTGCGATCCTGCGCTGCCGTTTGGTTGGGGTCGTTCCGCGTCATCGGACGTAGGCAgcgttgacgccgccggagccgccactgcaaccgtcttcttcttgttgggCTTTCGTGAGACGGACAGCGGCTTGAACATGAGCGGCTTGCCGACCAGCTTGACCTCATCTGCGGGTTTCTGCCCCTGCGGTATCGACGGCTCGGCGGGTCGTTTCGGCGGAGGCAAACTccccccggcggccgctggcgtcTCGATGCCGTCTGCCGTGTTGC is part of the Purpureocillium takamizusanense chromosome 7, complete sequence genome and encodes:
- a CDS encoding uncharacterized protein (EggNog:ENOG503P2NN); this encodes MSVLLPSSSSSSSSSGSEATPALATSSAASSKHHARSMALKEHISSPLEAGPSVLDAHHLPPHLVPALEHVAGRLARKALHLTLVVVRKDYQLPAVALPYGSPSLTWPVTPVISPSAGAGASPASKFTLTSVSAGIKGLVRSRSRANLVELARHHRHDHKHSGSSLSSPRSDTSLRSLRARWPLSPTTPLLSSPPPMTPCTATSSATGTSDDLYAQPFELRLMHAPDLPLRARKDLHSALTKADKRFPTRGAELSPAQSPAAYGLPGALFNASLLQNEILFSTEGLTLVALDHLYSVKSALSVYSSTRSLLRLEDAVDELRRFVLAGRGAKISKADLLRSYDWLGVSSTAVEDLDAMYRRAYGGPERAGAIAGMPSPLPPPQVSRAAKTAVLEPVIWSQNDDYICDMTGEPWVPDLDVEESMIGVAITTPEPVRTCLPARGPTLRLQTKFETSPLPPRRAARDDGAYDGELTARPVDEQRAFVLGPYSNNPSIDQMLLGAGGGMKGITPTNCYPRAVTPNQYDEVSPITRSEWGFLVLDDAFKSGRMVAVETC
- a CDS encoding uncharacterized protein (EggNog:ENOG503NYXH~COG:S), which translates into the protein MGLVNYSESESSGSESEAAPKKAPPQKAPGTKKPFQKVVDRSNPGKIVVNLPQAASSSNHNAGADEAQSSDGPPAKRARTSGAGGGRFSGFNSFLPAPKNARNAAVSKPATSASSTPGQSRPVVTLKTSAEPGFSREIEESRTDGNTADGIETPAAAGGSLPPPKRPAEPSIPQGQKPADEVKLVGKPLMFKPLSVSRKPNKKKTVAVAAPAASTLPTSDDAERPQPNGSAGSQVAPASAPQKVSLFSLHAEEPVFSTDAPKSSGAYEPLFATPETSNEDYYAQFAGDAYAGPSATTAPHASSTAGQSLDSIADDLNLSAAARRELFGRGLAAAQTATSVKNFNMDDEYRHNEELRAAGEQQTHNPVRSIQGGGKHSLRQLVQNVHNQREALEDSFARGKSNRKEASSKYGW